From Aphis gossypii isolate Hap1 unplaced genomic scaffold, ASM2018417v2 Contig00209_ERROPOS129414+, whole genome shotgun sequence, a single genomic window includes:
- the LOC114126888 gene encoding uncharacterized protein LOC114126888 produces MPNAVNETMNHVHEPTEDESFQRIDAEQIDLEEDDMETNTNDSDTWPNHEHENDNIFSDNDEINSSPSPTMETASPSVPEVMHIGSSDAAAGRNRGRNVARRGRRGPHSRLSHSRAPFPLYCSTPFGCGLTFNGFAKNLELEKILDCTAAVSWSDTLLFLVQWRNDGNKVRIIESSLLRKYSPQMLMDFYEKKMVEHCRS; encoded by the exons ATGCCTAATGCTGTAAATGAAACAATGAATCACGTTCATGAACCAACGGAAGACGAATCGTTTCAAAGAATAGATGCAGAACAAATTGATCTAGAAGAAGACGACATGGAAACGAATACGAATGACAGTGACACTTGGCCCAATCACGAACACGAGAATGACAACATATTTTCCgataatgatgaaataaacAGCAGTCCGTCGCCGACGATGGAAACAGCTAGTCCGTCCGTCCCTGAAGTCATGCATATCGGGTCTTCGGACGCCGCGGCCGGTCGAAATCGTGGCAGGAACGTAGCTAGAAGAGGACGTCGTGGCCCTCATTCAAGGTTAAGTCACTCAAG AGCTCCATTTCCTTTGTACTGCAGTACGCCTTTTGGATGTGGCTTGACATTCAATGGTTTTGCCAAAAACCTTGAACTAGAGAAAATTTTGGACTGTACTGCTGCAGTGTCCTGGAGTGATACACTATTGTTTCTAGTCCAATGGCGCAACGACGGCAATAAAGTCAGAATAATTGAGTCCAGCCTTTTGCGGAAGTATAGTCCGCAAATGCTTATGGACTTTTACGAAAAGAAGATGGTCGAACATTGTCGCTCATGA